Proteins from a genomic interval of Gammaproteobacteria bacterium:
- the flgM gene encoding flagellar biosynthesis anti-sigma factor FlgM, protein PTDQVSLTPTAQQLRDLEQKVAAHPVVDADRVATIKEALTNGSYTIDPERIAGKMMSLEKALGDLS, encoded by the coding sequence CCCACCGACCAGGTGAGCCTGACCCCCACCGCCCAGCAGCTGCGCGACCTGGAACAGAAGGTGGCCGCCCATCCGGTCGTTGACGCCGACCGGGTCGCTACGATCAAAGAGGCGCTGACCAACGGCAGCTATACGATCGACCCGGAACGCATCGCCGGCAAGATGATGAGCCTGGAAAAGGCCCTGGGTGACCTGAGCTGA
- a CDS encoding flagellar protein FlgN gives MPDRSHCRDQLLLLLTEELQYAIRLEALLTAEGDALTGRDIERVEGLVREKQTLLQAFETLEVRRHEQVAAAGFSADRAGLEDCIAWCDSQGRLARLWSELMVHIRQCQHLNRRNGAVVDVSRRHVQQTLTLLRGQAPATALYSPAGSTTDSGIPGRTLAKA, from the coding sequence ATGCCTGACCGCAGCCACTGCCGTGATCAACTACTCCTCCTGCTGACGGAGGAGCTGCAGTACGCCATCCGCCTGGAGGCGTTACTGACGGCGGAGGGTGACGCCCTGACGGGCCGTGATATCGAACGGGTGGAAGGTCTGGTGCGGGAAAAACAGACGCTGCTGCAGGCATTCGAGACCCTCGAAGTGCGCCGCCACGAACAGGTGGCGGCGGCCGGATTCTCCGCAGATCGTGCCGGCCTCGAGGACTGCATCGCCTGGTGCGACAGCCAGGGACGCCTGGCCCGGCTCTGGTCGGAACTCATGGTCCACATCCGGCAGTGCCAACATCTGAACCGCCGCAACGGCGCCGTTGTCGATGTCAGCCGCCGCCACGTGCAGCAGACCCTGACCCTGCTACGCGGCCAGGCTCCCGCCACCGCACTGTACAGTCCCGCCGGCAGCACCACGGATTCCGGCATCCCCGGCCGGACCCTTGCCAAGGCCTGA
- a CDS encoding flagellar brake protein, producing the protein MAETPGSTSEYQGQTEKITQPTQIVGLLRRILDNRVLLSVQVPGHPGVFNSLLLQLNIEQKFITLDELNPTAGHQLAQQAGRLQIHCQSQGVEISFGCDIETGSDRAGIGYYRAPLPTLLHYLQRRMNYRVRMILDKEIPVHLQLDADTAVEGQLFDLSLGGIGLNLASDIRLERGQTLDPCTIRLPSGDTLQMRMEIRFVQTDDRRPIQRVGARFVELGPQQENALRRLVAHLEREMLRRKARL; encoded by the coding sequence ATGGCAGAGACACCCGGAAGCACCTCTGAGTACCAAGGCCAGACCGAGAAGATCACGCAGCCGACACAGATTGTCGGGCTTCTGCGACGCATCCTGGACAACCGCGTGCTGCTGAGCGTGCAGGTGCCCGGCCACCCCGGTGTCTTCAACAGCCTCTTGCTACAGCTGAACATCGAGCAGAAATTCATCACCCTGGACGAACTGAACCCGACCGCCGGACACCAGCTCGCACAACAGGCCGGCCGCCTGCAGATACACTGCCAGTCCCAGGGTGTGGAGATCAGCTTCGGCTGCGACATCGAGACCGGCAGTGATCGTGCGGGTATCGGCTACTACCGCGCCCCGCTGCCCACCCTGCTCCATTACCTGCAGCGGCGGATGAACTACCGCGTACGGATGATCCTGGATAAGGAGATCCCGGTACACCTGCAGCTGGACGCCGATACCGCGGTCGAGGGGCAACTCTTCGATCTGTCGCTGGGCGGTATAGGACTCAATCTCGCCAGCGACATCCGGCTGGAGCGGGGGCAGACGCTGGACCCGTGCACGATCCGGCTACCCAGCGGCGACACCCTGCAGATGCGAATGGAGATCCGCTTCGTCCAGACAGACGATCGCCGGCCGATCCAACGGGTCGGTGCCCGCTTCGTTGAGTTGGGGCCGCAACAGGAAAACGCGCTACGCCGCCTCGTCGCCCATCTGGAGCGCGAGATGCTGCGCCGCAAGGCACGCCTCTGA
- a CDS encoding integrase arm-type DNA-binding domain-containing protein has product MPLTDTAIRNAKPGPKPVRLFDGGGLYLEISPAGGKLWRLKYRIDGKEKRLALGVYPDVSLAEARDRRSDARKLLAAGIDPSVQRKAEKAARTAEVTDSFEAVAREWFARHLGSKAPGHRDKVVRRLERDVFPYLGARPVGDIKAPEILAVVRRIEGRALETAHRAVQNIGQVIRYAVATGRAEIDPTPSLRGALAPWKPEHMAAPTDPAQVGEILRMQDAFKGGPVVGAALRLLPLLFVRPGELRTMRWEQIDIEAKEWRYTTSKTKTEHLVPLSRQAVAILAELRPLTDHRPGGWVFPGGRSPKSPMSNMAINAAYRRLGIDTRTELTGHGWRATARTLLHERLGFDPVVIEHQLAHRVPDALGRAYNRTRFLDERRSMMQAWADYLDLTRAQKP; this is encoded by the coding sequence ATGCCCCTGACCGACACCGCAATCCGCAACGCTAAGCCCGGCCCGAAGCCCGTCCGACTGTTCGACGGCGGGGGGCTGTATCTAGAAATCTCGCCGGCCGGCGGCAAGCTCTGGCGCCTCAAGTACCGAATCGACGGCAAGGAAAAGCGGCTCGCGCTGGGCGTCTATCCCGATGTGAGCCTCGCCGAGGCCCGCGACCGGCGCAGCGATGCGCGCAAGCTGCTGGCCGCCGGCATCGATCCGAGCGTGCAGAGAAAGGCTGAGAAGGCCGCAAGGACCGCGGAGGTGACAGACAGCTTTGAAGCGGTGGCGCGGGAATGGTTCGCCCGGCACCTGGGCAGCAAGGCGCCGGGGCACCGGGATAAAGTCGTTCGGCGTCTTGAGCGCGATGTTTTCCCGTATCTCGGCGCGCGGCCGGTGGGCGACATCAAGGCTCCGGAAATCCTGGCTGTGGTACGACGAATCGAGGGCCGGGCGCTTGAGACCGCGCATCGAGCAGTCCAAAACATCGGTCAGGTGATCCGCTATGCGGTGGCTACCGGTCGCGCTGAGATCGACCCAACCCCAAGCCTGCGCGGCGCCTTGGCGCCGTGGAAGCCCGAGCATATGGCCGCGCCGACTGACCCGGCGCAGGTCGGCGAGATCCTGCGCATGCAGGATGCTTTCAAAGGCGGGCCGGTGGTCGGTGCAGCCTTGCGGCTGCTGCCCCTACTCTTCGTCCGCCCCGGCGAACTCCGCACCATGCGCTGGGAGCAGATCGATATTGAAGCGAAGGAATGGCGGTACACGACCAGCAAGACCAAGACCGAGCACCTGGTGCCGCTCTCGCGCCAGGCGGTCGCGATTCTCGCCGAGCTGCGTCCGCTCACCGACCACCGGCCCGGCGGCTGGGTGTTCCCCGGCGGACGGTCCCCGAAGTCGCCCATGTCGAACATGGCGATCAATGCGGCGTACCGCCGCCTAGGGATCGACACCCGGACCGAGCTGACCGGCCACGGCTGGCGTGCCACAGCCCGTACGCTGCTGCATGAGCGCCTGGGATTCGATCCGGTGGTCATCGAACACCAACTTGCGCACCGCGTGCCTGACGCGCTTGGGCGAGCCTACAACCGCACCAGATTTTTAGATGAACGCCGGAGCATGATGCAGGCGTGGGCGGACTATCTCGACTTAACTAGGGCGCAAAAACCATAG
- a CDS encoding relaxase domain-containing protein, which yields MMSISSRTAAGAVSYYVHMQKDESPEDYYAKEGVGTWHGTGALALGLAGDVDAKDFANLCAGWSPAGAALSQNAGDEGRRAGWDLTYSAPKSVSIVWGLGDEHMRAAMQRLQDRAVRRSVGYLQNNAIITRRGSGGAVRERGELAAAMFSHGTSREQDMQMHTHVFLFNAARRADGTWGTLETQPIYEMQKVAGAMYRAELAAGLRDLGFGIEADGDSFRVSSVPPELEKEFSTRRQQILDEMSDRGVSGAEAAEIAALSTRKSKEILDPAELRQTWLDRAATYGFEQEHTKPGRGHEYADQRSAQDVLKEVTEHSAVVRERDIAYAAAVAAQHAGRGADAAEALAAESLGEAVTLRDERGNVRYTTAEMIAIERAIVDIARAGQGDTAHALSAGRVDAAIDQAAQAAGYRATDEQVTAIKHLVGRGRVSVMIGDAGTGKSTSMQVLKSAYESAGFEVVGAAPSGKAAAGLAESTGIDSYTVDSLLARIASEKIVLTEKSVLVVDEAGMIGSRHLHSLVAQAGDAGAKLILAGDPKQLQPVAAGAVLRHLADAERGVGHARLTEIFRQRDGADREAVRQLSRGEAAAAMAHYIERGQVSVKSTHKAAVREVARRYMSHAADVGHDQTIALASTNARVDAINAEIRAQRLKAGELTGGVTYDAVRATQDRRTGERIERVDQCAFATGDRVLFADNNDYDADLRRGDLSTVLAVSDDSITVKLDRGGERVIDPGAQDVRHGYAITTHRSQGMTVERAVVYASSDTSRELSYVQGSRARETTEWVTTRHSIVAAAAREGVDLDPGADRLEQMSAVVKAMSVSKEAASTLDYIDAERERERAAAESERAQAQQRSRSRGYEIEM from the coding sequence ATGATGTCGATCTCATCGAGGACCGCCGCCGGCGCGGTATCTTACTACGTGCATATGCAAAAAGACGAGTCGCCCGAGGACTATTACGCAAAAGAGGGCGTCGGAACCTGGCACGGGACCGGCGCGCTGGCGCTAGGTCTCGCGGGCGATGTCGATGCAAAAGACTTTGCAAATTTATGCGCCGGCTGGTCACCAGCCGGTGCCGCACTCAGTCAAAACGCAGGCGACGAAGGTCGCCGGGCGGGGTGGGATTTGACGTACAGCGCGCCGAAATCTGTATCAATCGTGTGGGGTCTCGGCGACGAGCACATGCGCGCCGCGATGCAGCGACTGCAAGATCGGGCGGTACGTAGGTCTGTCGGGTATCTGCAAAACAACGCAATCATCACCCGTCGCGGCAGTGGCGGCGCGGTGCGCGAGCGTGGCGAGCTGGCCGCCGCGATGTTTTCCCACGGCACGAGTCGTGAGCAAGACATGCAGATGCATACGCACGTGTTTTTGTTCAACGCCGCGCGGCGGGCGGATGGTACCTGGGGCACCTTGGAAACCCAGCCGATTTACGAAATGCAAAAAGTCGCGGGCGCAATGTACCGCGCAGAGCTCGCCGCTGGACTCAGAGATCTAGGCTTCGGCATCGAAGCCGACGGCGACAGCTTTAGAGTCTCCAGCGTGCCGCCGGAACTAGAAAAAGAGTTTTCAACACGCCGGCAGCAGATTTTAGACGAAATGTCTGACCGCGGCGTCAGCGGTGCGGAAGCGGCGGAGATCGCTGCGCTCTCGACTCGCAAGAGCAAAGAAATTCTCGATCCGGCCGAGCTGCGACAGACCTGGCTCGACCGCGCTGCGACGTACGGCTTTGAGCAAGAGCACACAAAACCCGGGCGCGGGCACGAGTACGCTGACCAGCGCAGCGCTCAAGACGTGCTCAAAGAAGTCACGGAGCACAGCGCTGTCGTGCGCGAGAGAGACATTGCGTACGCCGCCGCCGTCGCCGCTCAACACGCTGGCCGTGGCGCAGATGCCGCCGAGGCGCTGGCCGCCGAGTCCCTGGGCGAGGCCGTCACATTACGCGACGAGCGCGGAAATGTGCGCTACACGACGGCAGAAATGATCGCTATCGAGCGCGCTATCGTCGACATCGCTCGCGCGGGCCAGGGCGACACCGCGCACGCGCTCAGCGCCGGGCGGGTCGATGCGGCTATCGATCAAGCGGCGCAGGCGGCTGGCTATCGCGCGACTGACGAGCAGGTCACTGCGATTAAACACCTGGTCGGGCGCGGGCGCGTCAGCGTCATGATCGGCGACGCGGGCACGGGCAAGAGCACGAGCATGCAAGTGCTCAAGTCAGCGTACGAGAGTGCAGGCTTTGAAGTGGTTGGCGCAGCACCGAGCGGCAAAGCCGCGGCAGGACTCGCGGAAAGCACGGGGATCGACAGCTATACAGTCGACTCGCTACTCGCGCGAATCGCATCCGAGAAAATCGTGCTCACGGAAAAAAGCGTCCTGGTTGTCGACGAGGCCGGCATGATTGGTTCCCGGCATCTGCACTCGCTTGTCGCTCAAGCGGGCGACGCAGGCGCAAAGCTGATCCTCGCTGGCGACCCGAAACAACTCCAGCCCGTCGCCGCCGGCGCGGTGCTCCGGCATCTTGCAGACGCTGAGCGCGGCGTCGGTCACGCACGGCTGACAGAGATTTTCCGCCAGCGCGACGGCGCGGACCGCGAAGCCGTCCGGCAACTGAGTCGCGGCGAGGCGGCGGCAGCGATGGCGCACTATATAGAGCGCGGGCAGGTGTCGGTCAAATCGACGCATAAAGCTGCTGTGCGCGAGGTCGCGCGCAGGTACATGAGTCATGCGGCGGACGTCGGGCACGATCAGACTATTGCTCTTGCGAGTACGAATGCCAGGGTCGACGCGATCAATGCAGAGATCCGCGCGCAGCGGCTCAAAGCCGGCGAGCTGACCGGCGGCGTCACGTACGACGCGGTGCGCGCGACGCAGGACCGGCGCACTGGCGAGCGGATCGAGCGTGTCGATCAGTGCGCTTTCGCTACCGGCGACCGGGTGTTGTTTGCAGACAACAATGATTATGACGCGGATTTAAGGCGCGGCGACCTGAGCACTGTGCTCGCTGTCAGCGATGACAGTATTACTGTCAAGCTAGACCGGGGCGGCGAGCGCGTTATCGACCCCGGGGCGCAAGATGTGCGCCATGGCTACGCGATCACGACGCACAGATCGCAGGGCATGACTGTCGAGCGCGCTGTCGTCTACGCGAGCTCAGACACATCACGCGAGCTGAGCTATGTGCAAGGTAGTCGCGCGAGAGAGACGACGGAGTGGGTCACGACGCGGCACAGTATCGTCGCAGCGGCCGCGCGCGAGGGTGTGGATCTTGATCCTGGCGCAGACCGGCTTGAGCAGATGTCTGCTGTCGTCAAAGCGATGTCAGTCAGCAAAGAAGCAGCGTCGACGCTCGACTATATCGACGCTGAGCGCGAGCGGGAGCGGGCTGCTGCTGAGTCTGAGCGTGCGCAGGCGCAGCAGCGCAGTCGTAGCCGTGGCTACGAGATCGAGATGTGA
- a CDS encoding type IV secretion system DNA-binding domain-containing protein codes for MQITTTLFAPIVGVAVAGGMIYLQHERTRYLPVTLVVAFAAAGGAWVGWTWAAGVLATWPPRGIDRLLVRAVWSIITQSADLLALATAGGAVIGAGCGKILMIIVPPPAKKTERGAVIGAGDGGEVGKADGVMLAGVRLPESLESRGFQFCGAPGTGKTQAILGLLTQARRRGDRVIIADPAGDILARLHRDTDVILAPGDARSVSWSPFADLRDASECDTLAASLIPPGHGGGAEWHGYARTLVSALLKSLSERGDATTGALVQAALHADKDDLGALLASTPAARLVGGGADKMLASVLGIIGTHLSALTLLDARASQDAFSLRDWIDGGEGWLWLPYRDSAAESSRSLRRAWLDIVVRAVLDSDPDRARRTWIVLDELPAHGQLTALAGAAARGRKYGLRLVLGYQTAAQLREVYGRDGAESVLGCTGHTLILRTPDPETSDRLSRQIGEIERERAQVSRSRSAQSARHGHGTSTSTTTVSEIRRAVLPAEIQGLPDLRGYLLLAGDTVAARRVTVPIIKLSRRVPAHVAAATAPPAATLPPPAAVPAADTAAAPPPDDADDAVDAVEVADGDADDDATIDAFDAADGADFDPDS; via the coding sequence ATGCAAATCACTACGACACTTTTTGCCCCGATCGTCGGCGTCGCCGTCGCCGGCGGCATGATCTATCTACAGCATGAGCGCACGCGATACCTGCCCGTGACTCTCGTCGTCGCCTTCGCCGCCGCCGGCGGGGCCTGGGTCGGCTGGACGTGGGCTGCTGGCGTGCTCGCGACCTGGCCGCCGCGCGGTATCGATCGGCTGCTGGTGCGCGCGGTCTGGTCGATAATCACACAGAGCGCGGATCTGCTCGCGCTCGCGACCGCCGGCGGTGCCGTGATCGGTGCGGGCTGCGGCAAGATTTTGATGATCATCGTGCCGCCTCCGGCAAAAAAAACTGAGCGCGGTGCCGTGATCGGCGCGGGCGATGGTGGTGAGGTCGGCAAAGCTGACGGCGTGATGCTTGCCGGGGTGCGATTGCCGGAGTCGCTAGAGAGCCGTGGGTTTCAATTCTGCGGCGCACCGGGCACGGGCAAAACGCAAGCGATTTTAGGGCTACTGACGCAAGCGCGCAGGCGCGGGGATCGCGTCATCATCGCAGACCCGGCGGGCGACATACTCGCCCGCCTGCATCGTGATACAGACGTAATTCTTGCGCCGGGTGACGCACGGTCTGTGTCGTGGTCGCCGTTCGCGGACCTGCGCGACGCAAGCGAGTGCGACACGCTCGCTGCATCACTTATCCCGCCAGGGCACGGCGGCGGCGCGGAATGGCACGGCTACGCGCGCACGCTTGTGAGTGCGTTGCTCAAGTCGCTGAGTGAGCGCGGCGATGCGACGACCGGTGCGCTGGTCCAAGCCGCGCTGCACGCGGATAAAGACGACCTAGGCGCACTGCTCGCTAGCACGCCGGCGGCCCGCCTCGTCGGCGGCGGCGCGGACAAGATGCTGGCGAGCGTGCTCGGCATCATCGGTACACATCTCAGCGCGCTGACGCTGCTCGACGCCCGCGCGAGTCAAGATGCTTTCTCGCTGCGCGACTGGATCGATGGCGGCGAGGGCTGGTTGTGGCTACCGTACCGCGATTCTGCCGCCGAGTCGTCGCGCTCACTGCGTCGCGCTTGGCTCGATATTGTCGTGCGCGCAGTGCTCGACAGCGACCCCGACCGCGCCCGGCGGACGTGGATTGTTTTAGATGAGTTGCCAGCGCACGGTCAGCTTACGGCGCTCGCCGGCGCAGCAGCACGCGGACGGAAATACGGGCTCAGACTGGTCCTGGGCTATCAAACTGCTGCGCAGCTCAGAGAGGTCTACGGCCGCGACGGCGCGGAAAGCGTCCTCGGCTGCACGGGTCACACGCTGATCCTGCGCACGCCTGACCCCGAAACATCGGATCGACTGAGCCGCCAGATCGGCGAGATCGAGCGCGAGCGCGCGCAGGTATCGAGATCACGATCTGCGCAGAGCGCGCGGCACGGGCACGGCACGAGCACGAGCACGACGACTGTCAGCGAGATTCGTCGCGCTGTGCTGCCCGCTGAGATCCAAGGCCTGCCGGACCTGCGCGGCTATTTGCTGCTCGCCGGTGACACTGTCGCTGCGCGTCGCGTCACTGTGCCGATCATCAAGCTATCGCGCCGCGTGCCGGCGCACGTCGCTGCTGCCACCGCGCCGCCTGCCGCCACACTGCCACCGCCCGCCGCCGTGCCTGCCGCCGATACCGCTGCCGCACCGCCGCCGGACGATGCGGACGATGCGGTCGATGCGGTCGAGGTCGCGGACGGGGACGCAGACGACGACGCGACTATCGACGCTTTCGATGCTGCCGACGGCGCTGACTTTGATCCGGACTCGTGA
- a CDS encoding DotA/TraY family protein produces the protein MPTHSIKSRALRHEVTYLVIHDKADYPLQPRWDWTGNDFGGTWTYGAQRRRGVGIDTTLGAISISCGESTIGRTLSAIDTTVMSAVRTLTLQDHPAAPTPAHSTAICQASVDAVTNMIHAARAIAQDIMSAYDEQPIELSPQLFTAYASAYAEELSRASELAHAEQLEQLRSETDDFARMSKDLGWASSAMYWWTLTSINERGQTLLAPLLPDFTAPDPRTIKRLTDGADADYQAVVDGYLSRIATTENARAVSGGPEGGWLGKKIADSTLYALPGALRGGNALVSLAGVGDTLITWGGSAWTVGTAGVLAATIGGAAAGGVTGGPVGALGGASTAAAIAGFFGTAAAAAGVVLVIEGAILKYVIPMTPAILMVLAIVGWMVLVIEMLVAAPLLAVAHAFAGGSDFAAPETRHGYAVAIGATMRPLLLTFGFIFAWLLIDVSMAFLGMALEVYLYSLVGTTTGPVMILSTIGVVLAAITALVYYVMRLVTHLAQHVPMWIGGTQGSDLGTDAAATRAVEQGESGSVGVRRVVGGAAGALSAQKIAGAGGGGKSPGGGGGGGAAGGAGAGGGDTLETPTITPAPASASSGSGGAADSRDAWGGGWSDAYSASAPAPAPRASAKMQARATKPRSKYGPVAEG, from the coding sequence ATGCCGACGCACTCGATCAAGTCGCGCGCGCTGCGGCATGAGGTGACTTATCTCGTCATCCATGACAAAGCGGACTACCCGCTACAGCCACGGTGGGACTGGACTGGCAATGACTTTGGCGGCACGTGGACGTACGGCGCGCAGCGCCGCCGCGGCGTCGGCATCGACACAACGCTTGGCGCGATCAGTATCTCGTGTGGCGAGTCGACGATCGGGCGGACGCTATCAGCGATCGATACGACAGTGATGTCTGCTGTGCGCACGCTGACGCTGCAAGATCATCCAGCGGCGCCGACGCCGGCGCACTCGACAGCTATCTGTCAAGCGTCAGTCGATGCTGTCACCAATATGATCCACGCCGCGCGCGCGATCGCGCAAGACATCATGAGCGCATACGACGAGCAGCCGATTGAGCTATCACCGCAGCTATTTACCGCGTACGCGAGCGCGTACGCAGAAGAGCTGAGTCGTGCTAGCGAGCTTGCGCATGCAGAGCAGCTTGAGCAGCTACGCAGTGAGACAGATGATTTTGCGCGTATGTCGAAAGACCTCGGATGGGCGAGCTCGGCGATGTACTGGTGGACCCTCACTAGTATCAACGAGCGCGGGCAGACACTGCTTGCGCCGCTGTTGCCGGACTTTACCGCCCCCGATCCGCGCACTATTAAGCGTCTCACGGACGGTGCAGACGCAGACTATCAAGCTGTGGTCGACGGCTATCTGTCACGCATCGCAACGACCGAAAATGCGCGTGCTGTGAGCGGCGGCCCAGAAGGCGGCTGGCTCGGCAAAAAGATCGCTGACAGCACGCTCTACGCACTGCCCGGCGCGCTGCGCGGCGGTAATGCGCTCGTCTCGCTTGCCGGCGTTGGCGACACATTGATTACCTGGGGCGGCTCGGCCTGGACTGTCGGCACAGCGGGCGTGCTTGCTGCGACGATCGGCGGTGCGGCAGCGGGTGGCGTGACGGGCGGGCCGGTGGGCGCGCTGGGCGGTGCATCAACTGCGGCAGCGATTGCTGGCTTTTTCGGCACTGCTGCGGCCGCCGCGGGCGTCGTGCTCGTTATCGAGGGCGCGATACTCAAGTACGTGATTCCGATGACGCCTGCAATCTTGATGGTCCTGGCTATTGTCGGCTGGATGGTACTCGTCATCGAAATGCTTGTAGCCGCGCCACTGCTCGCTGTCGCGCATGCGTTTGCTGGCGGCAGTGATTTCGCTGCGCCGGAGACCCGGCACGGCTACGCTGTCGCAATCGGCGCGACGATGCGCCCGCTCCTGTTGACGTTTGGGTTTATTTTCGCCTGGCTTTTGATCGACGTGAGCATGGCATTTTTGGGGATGGCTCTCGAAGTGTATCTATACAGTCTCGTCGGCACGACAACTGGGCCTGTGATGATCCTGAGCACAATCGGCGTCGTGCTAGCTGCAATCACTGCGCTCGTCTACTACGTCATGCGTCTCGTGACGCATCTGGCGCAGCATGTGCCCATGTGGATTGGCGGCACGCAAGGATCTGACCTGGGCACTGACGCTGCCGCGACACGAGCTGTCGAGCAAGGCGAGAGCGGTAGCGTCGGCGTGCGGCGCGTGGTCGGTGGTGCTGCTGGTGCGCTCAGCGCGCAGAAGATCGCTGGCGCGGGCGGTGGTGGTAAGAGTCCGGGCGGTGGTGGTGGTGGTGGTGCTGCCGGTGGTGCCGGTGCTGGCGGTGGCGACACGCTAGAGACACCGACGATTACGCCGGCGCCAGCAAGCGCGAGCAGCGGCAGCGGTGGCGCGGCGGACTCGCGCGACGCCTGGGGCGGGGGCTGGAGTGATGCATATTCGGCTTCCGCTCCTGCACCTGCACCGAGGGCGTCGGCGAAAATGCAGGCGCGGGCGACTAAGCCGCGGTCAAAGTACGGGCCGGTGGCCGAGGGCTGA
- a CDS encoding DotA/TraY family protein, whose amino-acid sequence MTMTAEQQALLTPAPQDLSVTMLDTLLGDRWHDFSVGAIDAGSGAILPELFVVVNTALIALVSAMMVWQVTIGAMETAREGTPLGRRMHSVWAPMRAPVSLFLLAPIAKGYSILQVMLLIATYYGIGIADTVWGRFVDAIPAQSGVIAQKAPYDADALDQVARAAA is encoded by the coding sequence ATGACTATGACCGCAGAGCAGCAAGCACTGCTCACCCCTGCGCCGCAGGACCTGAGCGTCACGATGCTCGACACGCTACTCGGCGATCGCTGGCATGATTTCAGTGTCGGCGCTATCGATGCGGGCTCCGGCGCGATCCTGCCCGAGCTTTTCGTCGTTGTGAACACTGCGCTCATTGCGCTTGTGTCTGCGATGATGGTGTGGCAGGTAACCATCGGCGCGATGGAAACCGCACGCGAAGGCACGCCGCTCGGTCGCCGCATGCACAGCGTATGGGCGCCGATGCGCGCGCCGGTGAGTCTTTTCTTGCTCGCGCCGATTGCGAAAGGCTACAGCATCTTACAAGTGATGCTGCTGATTGCTACTTACTACGGGATTGGGATTGCGGACACAGTCTGGGGTCGGTTTGTCGACGCAATCCCGGCGCAGTCGGGCGTCATCGCACAAAAAGCGCCGTACGATGCCGACGCACTCGATCAAGTCGCGCGCGCTGCGGCATGA
- a CDS encoding AAA family ATPase, producing the protein MSKMMMYEQQTPPQVRTICAADIAPEPIRWLWHEYLAAGKLHILAGSPGTGKTTIALALAATVTAGERWPDGTPARAAGSVVIWSGEDDLKDTLVPRMHAMGADLRRVHFVHDTMCEDGARAFDPAKDTDGLVAAVERIGDVRLLIVDPIVSAVSSDSHKNGEVRRALQPLVDLAAAAGAALIGITHFTKSTSGKDPIERITGSLAFGALARVVFAAAKQDDEDGTTSRIFCRVKSNIGPDGGGYEYDLRQVELASHPGIMSSAVAWGGVLQGSARDLLAAAEPDESGGGARDAERFLADLLADQPMPVKKIKAEADDAGWSWAAIRRAQKALGVQAIKEGYGGKGRWVWRLPAAQTAGAAALEEVEI; encoded by the coding sequence ATGAGCAAGATGATGATGTACGAGCAACAGACGCCGCCGCAAGTGCGCACGATCTGTGCGGCGGACATCGCGCCGGAACCGATCCGCTGGCTGTGGCATGAGTACCTTGCGGCTGGAAAGCTGCACATTCTCGCGGGCTCGCCGGGCACCGGCAAAACGACAATCGCGCTTGCTCTAGCTGCTACTGTGACCGCGGGCGAACGATGGCCTGACGGCACTCCGGCGCGAGCTGCCGGCAGTGTCGTGATCTGGTCAGGCGAAGATGACTTGAAAGACACACTCGTGCCGCGGATGCACGCCATGGGCGCTGATCTTCGTCGAGTGCATTTCGTGCATGACACGATGTGCGAAGACGGTGCCCGGGCATTCGACCCCGCGAAAGACACGGACGGTCTAGTCGCCGCGGTCGAGCGAATCGGCGACGTGCGCTTGCTCATCGTCGATCCTATTGTCTCCGCTGTCAGCAGTGATAGTCACAAAAACGGCGAGGTGCGCCGGGCGCTACAACCACTCGTCGATCTCGCGGCGGCGGCTGGGGCGGCGCTGATTGGCATCACACACTTTACGAAATCGACGAGCGGCAAAGATCCAATCGAGCGCATCACGGGATCGCTTGCGTTCGGCGCGCTGGCGCGAGTCGTCTTTGCTGCTGCAAAGCAGGACGACGAGGACGGGACGACAAGCCGGATTTTCTGCCGCGTAAAGTCAAACATTGGTCCCGACGGTGGCGGATATGAATACGATCTGCGGCAAGTCGAGCTTGCATCGCATCCCGGCATCATGTCGTCAGCTGTTGCCTGGGGTGGCGTGCTGCAAGGGTCTGCGCGGGATCTGCTCGCCGCCGCTGAGCCGGATGAATCTGGCGGCGGCGCGCGGGATGCGGAGCGGTTCTTAGCTGATCTGCTCGCTGATCAACCGATGCCTGTGAAAAAAATCAAGGCTGAGGCTGACGATGCGGGGTGGTCGTGGGCAGCGATACGCAGAGCGCAGAAGGCGCTTGGTGTGCAGGCGATCAAAGAGGGGTACGGGGGCAAGGGACGCTGGGTCTGGCGCCTGCCCGCAGCTCAAACCGCCGGGGCGGCGGCGCTTGAGGAGGTAGAGATATGA
- a CDS encoding AlpA family phage regulatory protein: MSATHHDHQIISIRDCAALLTVSRGTIYNYIKSGNFPAPVRLGPRRVGFRFSDIRAWLDARSEIAGGAK; this comes from the coding sequence ATGTCTGCTACTCATCACGATCATCAGATCATCTCTATCCGTGACTGCGCTGCGCTGCTCACAGTCAGCCGCGGCACGATCTACAACTACATTAAATCTGGAAACTTCCCTGCACCGGTGCGACTCGGTCCGCGTCGTGTCGGCTTTCGTTTCTCTGACATCCGGGCCTGGCTCGATGCGCGTAGCGAGATCGCCGGAGGTGCAAAATGA